TATTTTGGACAGAAGATCCTACCTTCCGTTAGAAAATTAGAAGACTTCGAAAAAATGCTCAAGAGCCCGTATGAATATGGCGTCTTGTTAGAGATGCACGTCTCGCGCTTGAAAGCGGTCTATGAAATGGCGCATCGTTACGACAAAAAAATGTTTTTGCATATGGATCTCGTTCAAGGCTTAAAAAATGATGAGTATGCGACGGAGTACGTCTGCCAAGAGCTGAAACCTTACGGCGTCATTTCGACGAAAGCGAGCGTCATCTTGAAGGCACGTCAGAAAAAGGTCAAGACGATGCAACGCATGTTTCTACTCGATTCGAGTTCACTCGAAAAAAGTTATCAACTCATGGAACGAACACAACCTGATTACATTGAAGTGCTTCCGGGATTGATGCCAAAGTACATTCAAGAAGTGAAAGAAAAGACCGGACGTCTCGTATTCGCCGGTGGACTCATCGATACGGTCGAGGAAGTTGAACAAGCGATTGAAGCAGGTGCCTCAAGTATCACAACATCGAATAAGGACTTGTGGCGTCATTTTGAACCACGCTCCTAATCGGAGTGTGAGAAAAATCATTCGGAATGTTTGACAGCGTTTTCACTGATTGTTATAGTAATATCAAGTTGATACAAAGTGACGGAGAAAAGGGAGATTCACGTGTGAGTTCTACTTGAAGAAACTTCAAGTATGAGCTGACGTGGATCTCCTTTTTATGTTGCTTTTTTCACATAAACCAAAA
This window of the Exiguobacterium acetylicum genome carries:
- a CDS encoding glycerol-3-phosphate responsive antiterminator; the protein is MTYFGQKILPSVRKLEDFEKMLKSPYEYGVLLEMHVSRLKAVYEMAHRYDKKMFLHMDLVQGLKNDEYATEYVCQELKPYGVISTKASVILKARQKKVKTMQRMFLLDSSSLEKSYQLMERTQPDYIEVLPGLMPKYIQEVKEKTGRLVFAGGLIDTVEEVEQAIEAGASSITTSNKDLWRHFEPRS